Proteins from a single region of Desulfobacter postgatei 2ac9:
- a CDS encoding CdaR family protein gives MIIFFASCTQEHRQTNLLLPVDYANVPDDMILTNFHTDKIEVRIKCRPKHIEKLSKRSLVYPADIYTDLAFDPAGGADAIEPGSYLLPVDKNRIPLGRSVSIVNITPSSLSIRLEKKVTRVFKVTVPLIGETATGYMALSPECEPATVAVTGAESLINRIEPLTTKPVDLSNANENFKKEVALDLGQPEFFTAAQSIVVVSVQIQPLTGTRTIEQIPIELQNRPGKKISIEPSTISIDLKGPQETLNNTNLADKIYAFMDLKGLKTGVYARHACINIPVELVMTNASPRVFTVKIE, from the coding sequence ATGATTATTTTTTTCGCCTCCTGCACCCAGGAACATAGGCAAACAAACCTGCTCTTGCCTGTGGATTATGCCAATGTTCCCGATGATATGATTTTGACAAACTTTCACACGGACAAAATCGAAGTCAGGATAAAATGCCGCCCCAAACACATTGAAAAACTTTCAAAGAGAAGCCTGGTCTATCCTGCAGACATCTATACGGACCTGGCTTTTGACCCGGCAGGCGGCGCCGATGCCATTGAACCGGGCTCTTATCTGCTGCCTGTGGATAAAAACCGGATTCCTCTGGGACGTTCTGTTTCCATTGTTAACATCACCCCTTCTTCTTTAAGCATCCGCCTGGAAAAAAAAGTAACCCGGGTCTTCAAGGTGACGGTTCCGCTTATCGGAGAAACGGCCACGGGCTACATGGCGCTTTCACCGGAGTGTGAACCAGCCACAGTGGCTGTGACCGGCGCGGAATCTCTGATTAACCGGATTGAACCGCTCACCACCAAACCCGTGGACCTGAGCAATGCCAATGAAAATTTTAAAAAGGAAGTCGCCCTGGACCTTGGACAGCCTGAATTTTTCACGGCGGCCCAATCCATAGTTGTGGTGTCTGTGCAGATTCAGCCGCTCACCGGGACCCGGACCATTGAGCAGATTCCAATAGAACTTCAAAACCGGCCCGGGAAAAAAATCAGCATTGAACCCTCAACCATTTCTATTGATCTTAAAGGTCCCCAGGAAACGTTGAACAACACGAACCTGGCCGACAAAATTTATGCGTTCATGGATCTTAAAGGACTCAAAACCGGGGTGTATGCCCGACACGCCTGCATTAACATCCCCGTGGAACTGGTCATGACCAATGCCTCTCCCCGGGTATTTACCGTTAAAATTGAATAG
- the folP gene encoding dihydropteroate synthase produces the protein MTTTPFTLEFGRFKLDLGPRACIMGILNTTPDSFSDGGKYTSLDKALTRAHEMVAAGAHILDIGGESSRPFSEPVSEQEELDRTIPVIEAIASRIDIPISIDTVKAKVAKEALAAGGSIINDISAFEKDPGMLDVALETGAPAVLMHMKGTPETMQVNPSYDDLMGEIITYLQKRVNFVLEKGMAPQKIILDPGIGFGKTVAHNLVLIKELHQVTALGYPVLIGPSRKSFIQKVLGKTTGKKIGSGDAGTEYGTLAACAASLMNGAHIIRVHDVETVCAFSHIIDAIRNA, from the coding sequence TTGACCACCACACCCTTTACACTTGAATTTGGCCGTTTCAAACTGGATTTGGGCCCAAGAGCCTGTATCATGGGTATCTTAAACACCACGCCGGATTCTTTTTCAGACGGGGGAAAATACACCAGCCTGGACAAAGCCCTGACCCGGGCACATGAGATGGTGGCGGCAGGAGCCCATATCCTGGACATCGGCGGAGAATCCTCCAGGCCGTTTTCCGAACCGGTGAGCGAGCAGGAAGAGCTGGATCGAACCATACCTGTCATTGAGGCCATTGCAAGCCGGATTGATATTCCCATCTCCATTGATACGGTGAAAGCCAAGGTGGCAAAAGAAGCCCTTGCCGCCGGTGGGTCCATCATCAATGACATCTCCGCCTTTGAAAAAGATCCCGGCATGCTGGATGTGGCTCTGGAGACCGGTGCGCCGGCCGTTCTCATGCACATGAAAGGCACACCGGAAACCATGCAGGTGAACCCGAGCTATGATGATCTCATGGGTGAAATCATCACCTATCTGCAAAAACGGGTTAATTTTGTGCTTGAAAAAGGCATGGCTCCCCAAAAAATTATCCTGGATCCGGGTATAGGGTTTGGTAAAACCGTTGCGCACAACCTTGTGTTGATCAAGGAGCTTCACCAGGTCACAGCCCTTGGGTATCCGGTGCTCATAGGACCGTCTAGAAAATCCTTTATCCAGAAAGTGCTGGGCAAGACCACCGGCAAAAAGATCGGATCCGGGGATGCAGGCACAGAATACGGGACCCTGGCTGCCTGTGCAGCTTCCCTGATGAACGGCGCACACATTATTCGGGTTCATGATGTTGAAACGGTGTGCGCATTCTCACACATCATTGACGCCATCAGGAATGCTTAA
- the ftsH gene encoding ATP-dependent zinc metalloprotease FtsH — translation MNQLYKNISLWLVIVLMMVMLYNIFNQQQGTQSDIGYSEFLSLVEDGRIQSVVIQGRDLIITDNTGARFNSYAPEDAQLIETLRKSQVAIKAKPPAESSWFMSIIVSWLPMIVLIGVWIFFMRQMQGGGGGGKALSFGKSRARLMDDKGEKVTFANVQGIDEAKEELTEVVDFLKNPNKYTRLGGRIPKGVLLMGNPGTGKTLLSRAVAGEAGVPFFTISGSDFVEMFVGVGASRVRDLFAQGKKNAPCIIFIDEIDAVGRQRGAGLGGGHDEREQTLNQLLVEMDGFESNEGVILMAATNRADVLDPALLRPGRFDRQVVVDMPDIKGREGILRVHMKKSPLANDVNPTILAKGTPGFSGADLENLCNEAALLAAKRNHEKLSMRDFEDAKDKVYMGLERKSKVIKEDEKKTTAYHEGGHALVARFLPNTDTVNKITIIPRGRAAGVTWFLPEEGDFKYKDQLENELAIAFGGRVAEEIIFKRISTGASNDIKQATKLANRMVRSFGMSDSLAPVSYEDHDDNIFIGREMTQAKGYSESTAQKIDDEVAGLITRAYNTAKTILEENIDILHALTDLLMEEETVMGPELDDLIASLRPDFDFFGRRNIRTEEEPPTQDKRDDVKDDHSADDAQTQTKSPDPQTPDSEARIVDVEATKQNQPGEPDDAKEKKD, via the coding sequence TTGAATCAATTATATAAAAATATCTCCCTTTGGCTGGTAATTGTCCTGATGATGGTCATGCTTTACAATATTTTCAACCAGCAGCAGGGCACCCAGTCAGACATCGGCTATTCAGAATTTTTATCCCTTGTGGAAGACGGTCGGATTCAAAGTGTGGTGATCCAGGGGCGGGATCTGATCATTACCGATAACACTGGTGCAAGGTTCAACAGCTATGCCCCGGAGGATGCCCAACTCATTGAAACCCTGCGTAAAAGCCAAGTGGCCATCAAAGCCAAGCCACCGGCTGAATCGTCCTGGTTTATGTCAATTATCGTTTCCTGGCTACCTATGATTGTGCTCATAGGGGTATGGATTTTTTTCATGCGTCAGATGCAGGGCGGTGGCGGCGGGGGAAAAGCCCTGTCTTTTGGAAAAAGTCGGGCCAGGCTCATGGATGACAAGGGGGAGAAGGTAACCTTTGCCAATGTCCAGGGCATTGATGAGGCCAAGGAAGAACTCACCGAGGTGGTGGACTTTCTGAAAAACCCCAATAAATATACTCGGCTGGGCGGCCGTATCCCCAAGGGTGTGCTTTTGATGGGCAATCCAGGTACCGGCAAAACCCTGCTTTCCAGGGCCGTGGCAGGGGAAGCGGGCGTTCCGTTTTTCACCATTTCCGGATCTGATTTTGTTGAAATGTTTGTGGGTGTCGGTGCATCCCGGGTCCGGGATCTGTTTGCCCAGGGCAAGAAAAACGCCCCGTGTATTATATTTATTGACGAAATTGATGCCGTGGGTCGCCAGCGGGGCGCAGGCCTTGGCGGCGGGCACGATGAACGGGAACAGACCTTGAACCAGCTTTTAGTGGAGATGGACGGGTTTGAATCCAATGAAGGGGTTATTCTCATGGCAGCCACCAACCGGGCCGATGTTCTGGACCCGGCACTCCTGCGCCCGGGTCGGTTTGACCGGCAGGTGGTGGTGGATATGCCCGACATCAAAGGTCGTGAAGGCATTTTGCGGGTACACATGAAAAAAAGTCCCCTGGCCAATGATGTGAACCCGACCATTCTGGCCAAAGGGACGCCTGGTTTTTCCGGTGCAGACCTGGAAAACTTGTGCAATGAGGCAGCCCTTCTGGCAGCCAAGCGCAACCATGAAAAACTGTCCATGCGTGATTTTGAAGATGCCAAGGACAAAGTTTACATGGGGCTCGAACGAAAATCCAAGGTAATCAAGGAAGATGAAAAAAAGACCACGGCCTACCACGAAGGCGGCCATGCTCTGGTGGCCCGCTTCCTGCCCAATACGGATACCGTGAATAAAATCACCATTATCCCCAGGGGAAGGGCTGCCGGGGTGACCTGGTTTCTGCCCGAAGAAGGGGATTTTAAATATAAGGACCAGCTTGAAAACGAACTGGCCATTGCCTTTGGCGGGCGTGTGGCCGAAGAGATCATATTCAAACGAATCTCCACCGGAGCCTCCAATGACATAAAGCAAGCCACAAAACTTGCCAACCGCATGGTCAGAAGTTTCGGCATGAGTGATTCCCTGGCACCGGTCTCCTATGAAGATCACGATGACAATATCTTCATCGGCAGGGAAATGACCCAGGCCAAAGGCTATTCCGAATCCACGGCCCAGAAAATAGACGACGAAGTGGCGGGCCTGATCACACGCGCATACAATACGGCCAAAACCATTTTAGAGGAGAATATCGACATCCTCCATGCCCTGACCGACCTTCTCATGGAAGAGGAAACAGTTATGGGGCCTGAACTTGATGATCTTATTGCAAGCCTTCGCCCGGATTTTGATTTCTTTGGACGCCGGAACATCCGGACTGAAGAGGAGCCCCCGACACAAGATAAGCGCGATGATGTCAAGGATGATCATTCCGCAGACGATGCGCAGACACAGACAAAATCCCCTGATCCGCAGACGCCGGATTCCGAGGCTCGGATTGTTGACGTAGAGGCGACGAAGCAGAACCAGCCGGGCGAGCCTGATGACGCCAAGGAAAAAAAGGATTAG
- the tilS gene encoding tRNA lysidine(34) synthetase TilS: MTGLSSFASKFKDQVLDTIREHGMVSPGHSVLIGISGGPDSIALAQVLTSLKKSLDIRIGLAHLNHMLRGSHALADEAFVREFARAHNLDLVVETKNVAELSKKQRLCVEEAGRNARYEFFTRIACEKGFQRVALGHNRDDNIEQVLMNLVRGTGPLGLRGIPPVRQEKFIRPLIRMPRADILAFLNEIHQAYRVDGSNEDTSYLRNRIRHCLIPFLEKEFNPDIKAGLERLSGIIGPEDDFLDRMARTALDKATTGREKNQIDLSIPTITELDRALGARVIRAALLSIKQNLRRISNTHIRDILCFAGKKGDSGKSLDLPGQLRVYRYRNILRIKKEETALRTLGRHLKTRRYQNGQPDENPAADPCIK, from the coding sequence ATGACAGGCCTATCATCCTTTGCCTCAAAATTTAAAGACCAGGTGCTTGATACCATCCGGGAACACGGCATGGTTTCCCCTGGACACAGTGTATTGATAGGCATTTCGGGCGGTCCTGACTCCATTGCCCTGGCACAGGTTTTAACAAGTTTAAAAAAAAGCCTGGACATCCGCATAGGCCTGGCTCATCTCAATCACATGCTTCGGGGCAGCCATGCCCTGGCTGATGAGGCCTTTGTCCGTGAGTTTGCCCGGGCACACAACCTTGACCTGGTCGTTGAAACAAAAAATGTGGCAGAACTTTCGAAAAAGCAACGGCTCTGTGTTGAAGAGGCCGGCAGAAATGCCAGGTATGAATTTTTTACGCGGATAGCCTGTGAAAAAGGTTTTCAGCGCGTTGCTCTGGGCCATAACCGGGATGACAATATAGAACAGGTTTTAATGAATCTTGTCCGGGGGACCGGTCCCCTTGGGCTTCGGGGGATTCCGCCGGTCAGGCAGGAAAAATTTATACGTCCTTTGATCCGGATGCCCAGGGCCGACATCCTGGCATTTCTTAATGAGATACACCAGGCGTATAGGGTTGACGGGTCCAATGAGGACACATCCTACCTTCGCAATCGAATCCGCCATTGTCTGATCCCCTTTCTTGAAAAGGAGTTCAATCCCGACATTAAAGCCGGACTGGAGCGGCTATCCGGCATCATCGGACCGGAAGATGATTTTCTGGACCGGATGGCCCGAACGGCCCTGGACAAAGCAACAACCGGAAGGGAAAAAAATCAGATTGATTTGTCCATACCAACGATTACCGAACTCGACCGGGCCCTGGGTGCCCGGGTCATCCGTGCAGCACTGTTGTCAATAAAACAGAATTTAAGACGAATTTCCAACACCCATATCCGGGATATCCTTTGCTTTGCAGGTAAAAAAGGAGATTCAGGAAAGAGTCTGGACCTTCCCGGCCAACTTCGGGTATACAGATACAGGAATATTCTGCGTATAAAAAAGGAAGAAACAGCGCTGCGGACACTTGGCAGGCATCTTAAGACCCGTCGGTATCAAAATGGACAACCGGACGAAAACCCCGCTGCTGACCCTTGTATAAAATAA
- a CDS encoding methylated-DNA--[protein]-cysteine S-methyltransferase, translating into MYYTKFNTRFCEITLAGDEKGLALLHLNTGEGSREFEIRNAWELKPEFFKDAQSQILEYLAGKREVFEVSLNPAGTEFQKTVWAQLRTIPYNSLASYGDIAKKLGNPKAARAVGAANGKNPIPLIIPCHRVVGADGNLTGFAHGLAIKEKLIALEQGLIF; encoded by the coding sequence ATGTATTATACAAAATTCAACACCCGGTTCTGCGAGATCACCTTGGCCGGAGACGAAAAGGGGCTTGCCCTTCTTCACCTCAACACCGGCGAGGGTAGCCGTGAGTTTGAGATTCGGAACGCTTGGGAATTAAAGCCGGAATTTTTCAAGGATGCCCAATCCCAAATCCTGGAATATCTGGCGGGTAAAAGAGAGGTCTTTGAGGTCTCCTTAAACCCGGCAGGCACTGAATTTCAGAAAACCGTCTGGGCGCAGTTGCGCACCATCCCCTACAACAGCCTGGCCAGTTACGGTGACATCGCCAAAAAACTGGGCAACCCAAAGGCTGCCAGGGCAGTGGGGGCGGCCAACGGGAAAAACCCCATCCCCCTCATCATCCCCTGCCACCGGGTGGTGGGGGCCGACGGCAACCTCACCGGATTTGCCCACGGCCTGGCCATCAAGGAAAAACTGATTGCCCTGGAACAGGGGCTGATCTTTTAA
- a CDS encoding Gfo/Idh/MocA family protein — MAGKMLRVALIGCGRIAVKHIMAITKKNSGLLLCAVSDRTSGAFDRLFDFCKLSGKTKNQIRNTVNTYTDYQQMLQKEKPDITSITAPSGLHYSMAKAAMLSGSHILLEKPMSMKASQAKELFDLSEQKNRRIAMGHIFRYFPFVKNLQKDVAAGRFGKISHGSAIVRWGHDQAYYDQTAWRGTWKNDGGVLMNQCIHAIDLICWLMNGQATAANAMLGKRFHHMEAEDIALGILKLDNGALCQIEGTTNSPSREHEASFYLLGEKGAFRMGIRRGKPYFDIRINGKKKNFEYAMKEIRSRGLSGLRSLTNPHAAIYADLRDAVLNQKSPIADARSGMTSVESVLALYLSAKEKRQIEIPLATDFSSQEMSEYIFGE; from the coding sequence ATGGCTGGAAAAATGCTTCGGGTAGCACTTATCGGATGCGGTCGGATTGCCGTCAAACACATCATGGCCATAACAAAAAAAAACAGCGGTCTTTTGCTCTGTGCCGTGTCAGACAGAACCTCCGGGGCTTTCGACAGGTTGTTTGATTTCTGTAAACTGTCGGGCAAAACAAAAAATCAAATAAGAAATACCGTAAACACATATACGGATTATCAACAGATGCTTCAAAAGGAAAAACCTGATATCACCTCAATAACGGCGCCATCAGGGCTGCACTATTCCATGGCAAAAGCGGCGATGCTCAGCGGATCTCATATCCTTCTTGAAAAACCCATGAGCATGAAAGCAAGCCAGGCCAAGGAACTGTTTGATCTTTCCGAACAAAAAAACAGACGAATTGCCATGGGGCATATCTTCCGTTATTTTCCCTTTGTCAAAAATCTGCAAAAAGATGTTGCTGCCGGACGGTTCGGCAAAATCAGTCACGGATCGGCAATTGTGCGTTGGGGACACGATCAGGCATATTATGATCAGACCGCCTGGCGCGGCACATGGAAAAACGACGGCGGCGTGCTGATGAACCAGTGTATTCACGCAATTGATCTTATCTGCTGGCTTATGAACGGCCAGGCCACTGCGGCAAACGCAATGCTTGGAAAACGCTTTCATCACATGGAAGCAGAAGATATCGCCCTTGGGATACTCAAACTTGACAACGGCGCGCTGTGCCAGATCGAAGGGACAACCAACTCACCTTCCCGCGAGCACGAGGCGTCGTTCTACCTGCTTGGAGAAAAGGGGGCCTTCCGTATGGGGATTCGGCGGGGTAAGCCATATTTTGATATCAGGATCAACGGTAAAAAGAAAAATTTCGAATATGCCATGAAAGAAATCCGGTCAAGGGGCCTTTCCGGCCTGCGCTCCCTGACCAATCCCCATGCCGCAATATATGCCGACCTAAGAGATGCCGTTCTTAACCAAAAATCTCCCATTGCCGATGCACGATCAGGTATGACATCTGTTGAATCTGTTCTGGCGTTATACCTGTCGGCAAAGGAAAAAAGGCAGATAGAGATCCCCCTTGCAACCGATTTTTCATCCCAAGAGATGTCGGAATATATTTTTGGGGAATAA
- a CDS encoding alpha-isopropylmalate synthase regulatory domain-containing protein, with protein sequence MAIKKNETGTWILDRTQIPGQERQEVEIFDTTLRDGEQGGVTFKGDSKLRIARFLANTGVSTIEVGFPSSTPLEFDTVKQIADTVEGPHICGLTTMDLENIKRTWQALENNPKPTIHVFTLNIDEASIRAYKADPNEQIKKASRAVAYAKQLTGGKGRVEFSAQNTILALSQSLNPEHSFLQEYISKIYGHAIKAGADVINIPHTVAKGIEIEIQEAIRYFKMLVEGTDEVMLSFHAHNDFGVSVADTLAAVEQGVRQVEGTWYSLGERAGNTPLEQVIMNLCLKPSYNRKYFTAFKLEKTNAVARFIERESFIPIPYNAPGIGPNALRHGSGVHSDGDEKGKAIGENIYLPCSPEDIGWTGNTHQITKLTGVTGVTARLEELGYEFEKAFVREHIMPVIKSRDITYGDKELRMIADEFRYTGKDHIEFVDYAFNKFANSIIRQAQVVLVVDGEKKIGEAFMGKNGPINAVFSAIDDVLELGEKKPKLVVYEPSNRGRTHSSAAEALVVLCGNGNEVNYNLSAPVWVGKAEDDDTITASAKSYVQALSRFMTDMKEKNGTDKN encoded by the coding sequence ATGGCAATCAAAAAAAACGAAACCGGAACATGGATACTGGACCGGACTCAGATTCCAGGCCAGGAGAGGCAGGAAGTTGAAATCTTTGATACGACCCTGAGGGATGGTGAGCAAGGCGGGGTAACCTTTAAAGGCGATTCAAAATTAAGAATTGCCCGGTTTCTGGCAAACACGGGAGTGAGTACCATAGAGGTTGGGTTTCCCAGCTCAACCCCTTTGGAATTCGATACGGTCAAACAGATTGCCGATACCGTGGAAGGCCCCCATATCTGCGGACTGACCACCATGGATCTTGAAAATATCAAGCGGACATGGCAGGCCCTGGAAAATAATCCCAAGCCCACGATCCACGTGTTCACCCTGAATATTGACGAGGCATCCATCCGCGCATATAAAGCAGATCCCAATGAGCAAATTAAAAAAGCATCCCGGGCAGTTGCCTATGCAAAGCAGTTGACAGGCGGTAAAGGCCGGGTGGAATTCTCGGCCCAGAACACCATCCTGGCCTTGTCCCAGTCTCTGAACCCGGAGCATAGTTTTCTGCAGGAGTATATTTCCAAAATCTATGGCCATGCGATTAAGGCAGGCGCAGACGTGATCAACATTCCCCATACCGTGGCCAAGGGAATTGAAATTGAAATCCAGGAAGCCATCCGGTACTTTAAGATGCTCGTGGAGGGCACGGATGAGGTGATGCTCAGTTTCCACGCCCACAATGATTTCGGCGTCAGTGTCGCAGATACCCTTGCAGCCGTTGAGCAGGGAGTCAGGCAGGTGGAAGGCACCTGGTACTCCCTGGGTGAAAGGGCAGGCAATACGCCGTTGGAGCAGGTGATCATGAATCTTTGCTTGAAACCTTCCTACAACCGCAAATACTTTACCGCCTTTAAACTTGAAAAAACCAATGCCGTGGCAAGGTTCATTGAAAGGGAAAGCTTCATTCCCATTCCCTACAATGCGCCGGGAATCGGACCCAATGCCCTGCGCCACGGGTCAGGGGTCCATTCCGACGGAGACGAAAAGGGCAAGGCCATTGGGGAGAATATTTACCTGCCCTGCTCACCCGAAGATATCGGCTGGACAGGCAACACCCACCAGATCACCAAACTGACGGGTGTGACCGGTGTCACGGCCAGGCTTGAGGAGTTGGGATACGAATTTGAAAAAGCCTTTGTCCGGGAACATATCATGCCCGTGATCAAATCCCGGGACATCACATATGGGGACAAGGAACTGCGTATGATCGCGGATGAGTTCAGATACACAGGCAAAGACCATATCGAATTTGTGGATTACGCGTTCAACAAATTTGCCAACTCCATTATCCGCCAGGCGCAGGTGGTACTGGTGGTTGATGGTGAAAAAAAGATCGGCGAGGCCTTCATGGGCAAAAACGGTCCCATCAATGCGGTATTCAGTGCCATTGATGATGTCCTGGAACTTGGTGAAAAAAAACCTAAACTCGTGGTTTATGAGCCCAGCAACCGTGGACGGACCCACTCTTCGGCTGCAGAAGCATTGGTTGTACTCTGCGGCAACGGCAATGAAGTTAACTATAATCTGTCTGCCCCGGTCTGGGTGGGTAAGGCCGAGGATGATGACACCATAACGGCCTCTGCCAAATCCTATGTCCAGGCGTTAAGCCGGTTTATGACGGACATGAAAGAAAAGAACGGAACCGATAAAAATTAA
- a CDS encoding TOBE domain-containing protein, with the protein MDSKTTAYSPLPAPQSPSQGGMDQGRIVSIPETGTCLDSVQLDRLEKAFRAWAAESPRSDVQLSRRRILVIFLLIRYTGAKLNEILALDPLKRIDFNRQLVDLGNEDPQTQTEPRNVTISTALASELEQMLNDPSFRRFLEKQFNVDPGFVRRKFYERAQALGFPKKLGGPEMIRKARAVELMQRNMPMPAVQTMLGHSTMNLTSAYVSFSKDDIAQVTKLFIEREASRKTSARNSFFGKIQALQKGDIQTRVTLTTAGGDTIEAVITNSSVERLSLKESRLIMAEVKAPLVIVYSGEKEPECSAENRFYGMIEQINAGRINTEYIVRIKDGTRLCALVSTQGAQWLGLGVGDPVWAAFSCFSVVLNVD; encoded by the coding sequence ATGGATTCTAAAACAACCGCCTATTCCCCGTTACCAGCCCCCCAGTCACCCTCCCAGGGCGGCATGGACCAGGGACGCATTGTTTCGATCCCAGAGACAGGCACTTGCCTGGATTCGGTTCAACTTGACCGTCTGGAGAAGGCCTTCAGGGCATGGGCAGCCGAATCTCCCCGGTCAGATGTCCAATTGTCCCGCCGCCGCATCCTGGTCATCTTTTTGCTCATCCGGTACACGGGGGCAAAGTTAAATGAAATTCTGGCCCTCGACCCTCTCAAACGTATTGATTTCAATCGGCAGTTGGTGGATTTGGGAAATGAAGATCCGCAGACCCAGACAGAACCGAGAAATGTCACGATTTCAACCGCCCTTGCTTCTGAACTTGAACAGATGCTGAACGATCCGTCATTCAGGCGGTTTTTAGAAAAGCAATTCAATGTGGATCCCGGATTTGTTCGACGCAAATTTTACGAACGGGCCCAGGCTTTAGGCTTTCCCAAGAAGCTTGGCGGCCCGGAAATGATCCGGAAGGCAAGAGCTGTGGAGTTGATGCAGCGTAATATGCCCATGCCAGCCGTACAGACCATGCTGGGGCATTCAACCATGAATCTGACCAGCGCCTATGTCTCGTTTTCCAAAGATGACATTGCACAGGTCACAAAACTTTTCATCGAAAGGGAAGCGTCGCGTAAAACCAGTGCCCGCAATTCATTTTTCGGCAAAATCCAGGCGCTTCAGAAAGGAGATATCCAGACCCGGGTCACATTGACAACCGCCGGAGGTGACACCATTGAAGCAGTAATCACTAACAGCAGCGTGGAACGGCTTTCATTAAAAGAATCAAGATTGATTATGGCAGAAGTCAAAGCCCCGCTGGTGATCGTGTACAGCGGAGAAAAAGAGCCGGAATGTTCTGCCGAAAATAGGTTTTACGGCATGATCGAGCAGATCAATGCCGGACGGATTAATACGGAATATATCGTGCGTATCAAGGACGGAACAAGATTATGCGCTCTGGTGTCAACACAGGGCGCCCAATGGCTGGGCCTTGGTGTGGGCGATCCTGTCTGGGCAGCGTTCAGCTGCTTTTCCGTTGTGCTGAATGTGGATTGA
- a CDS encoding sulfite exporter TauE/SafE family protein, whose protein sequence is MVFHTAGIEVQPWIPPIVAFGISFFTSMGGISGAFLLLPFQMSFLGYVNPSVSATNHVFNIVAIPSGVFRYWREGRMVWPLAWVVILGTLPGVFIGAILRVAYLPDPLRFKLFASAVLFYLGVKMARDLMKKSNVKIPPLTTSELKAQNMDGSHFSQPADSQARSATGLTSPDPSRFNLKRISYIVDGQAFDISFWGIFTLSLIVGIVGGVYGIGGGSIIAPFFVTFFRLPIHTVAGATLMGTFITSVAGVAFYQLIAPFFPAMSVAPDWGLGLLFGIGGMAGMYLGAYCQKYVSANLIKLMLTGIILFTATRYAASFLGL, encoded by the coding sequence ATGGTTTTTCATACTGCCGGTATTGAAGTTCAGCCCTGGATTCCGCCGATAGTGGCGTTCGGGATTTCATTTTTCACCTCCATGGGCGGTATATCCGGGGCCTTTCTCCTGCTGCCCTTCCAAATGTCATTTCTGGGATATGTCAATCCTTCGGTCAGCGCAACCAACCACGTGTTTAATATTGTAGCTATTCCCAGCGGTGTATTCCGGTATTGGCGGGAGGGACGAATGGTATGGCCCCTGGCCTGGGTGGTGATCCTGGGTACCCTTCCGGGTGTCTTCATAGGGGCTATTCTGCGGGTGGCATATCTGCCCGATCCACTCCGGTTTAAACTCTTTGCATCTGCTGTTCTGTTTTATCTCGGGGTTAAAATGGCAAGGGACTTAATGAAAAAAAGCAATGTAAAGATCCCTCCCCTCACCACAAGCGAATTGAAAGCTCAGAATATGGATGGCTCCCATTTTTCCCAACCGGCTGATTCGCAGGCGCGTTCTGCAACCGGTCTAACAAGTCCGGACCCCTCCCGGTTTAATCTGAAGCGCATCAGCTACATCGTTGACGGCCAGGCGTTTGACATATCATTCTGGGGTATTTTCACCCTCAGTTTAATCGTGGGCATTGTGGGTGGCGTGTATGGTATCGGCGGGGGATCGATCATTGCCCCGTTTTTTGTAACATTTTTCAGGCTTCCCATTCACACTGTGGCAGGAGCCACACTCATGGGAACTTTTATTACCTCAGTTGCCGGGGTTGCCTTTTACCAGCTGATAGCCCCTTTTTTTCCGGCCATGTCCGTAGCCCCGGACTGGGGCCTGGGCCTCTTGTTCGGGATTGGCGGGATGGCAGGGATGTACCTGGGTGCCTACTGCCAGAAATATGTTTCGGCCAACCTGATCAAATTAATGCTCACAGGTATTATTCTCTTTACCGCAACCCGGTATGCGGCTTCGTTTTTAGGCCTTTAA